In Dryocola sp. LX212, the genomic stretch GTCAGGAACTGTTTTTACCTTCGTATTTACCCAGCGGCTATCACTGGCGTAACTATGTGGTGGCGCTGGCGGATAACGGCATTGCCCGCAGCCTGCTGAACTCGGTGCTGGTGGCGACGATAACCGTGGGCATTTGTCTGCTGGTGTCGGTCACCGCTTCTTTTGCGCTGGCGCGCGTGCGGTTTCGTGGGCGTAAGTTCCTGCTGTTCACCATTCTCTGCGTCTCGATGTTCCCGCAGGTGGCGGTGCTTAGCGGTATGTTCGAACTGGTGCGCTTTTTGGGGCTGTATGACTCCCTCGGCGCGCTGATCCTTTCCTACACCACGTTCTCCCTGCCGTTTACCGTCTGGGTGCTGACCACATTTATGAAGTCGATCCCGGTGGAGCTGGAGGAGGCGGCGATCGTCGACGGGGCGAACACCTGGACGATTATCCGCCGCGTGTTTGCGCCGATTCTGGCACCCGCGCTGGTGACCACCGGGCTGCTGGCGTTTATCGGCGCGTGGAACGAATTTATGTTCGCGCTGACGTTTATTATTTCCGGCGACAAGCGCACGGTACCGGTGGCGATCAGCATGTTCAGCGGCGCGTCCACCTTTGAGCTGCCGTGGGGCAGCATAATGGCGGCTTCGGTGGTGGTGACGCTGCCGATTATCGTGCTGGTCCTGATCTTCCAGAAACGCATTGTCAGCGGGCTGACCAGCGGGGCAATTAAGGGATAACCATGGCGCAACTTGTACTCGATAAAATCCAGAAACGATATGGCAGCGCAGCCGAGGTGATTAAGCCCCTCGATCTTGAGATTAACAGCGGCGAATTTGTGGTGGTGGTTGGCCCGTCCGGCTGCGGCAAATCTACCCTGCTGCGGATGGTGGCGGGGTTTGAGGAGATAAGCGGCGGCGAAATGCGTATCGACGGGGTTTGCGTGAACGACGACTCTCCGTCGGAGCGCGGCATCGGCATGGTATTCCAGTCCTACGCGCTTTATCCGCACATGACGGTTTATCAGAATATGGCCTTCGCGCTGGAGATGGCGAAAGTGCCGGTGAAGGAGATCGACGAGAAGGTGCGGGAGAGCGCAAGGATTTTGCAGCTGGAGAAACTGCTGGATCGCCGCCCGAAAGATCTCTCCGGCGGCCAGCGGCAGCGGGTGGCGATTGGCCGGGCAATTGTGCGCGAGCCGAGCCTGTTTCTGTTTGATGAACCTCTGTCTAACCTCGACGCTTCTCTGCGCGTGCAGATGCGCATGGAGATCGCCGCTCTGCACAAACGCATCAACGCGACTATCCTGTATGTGACTCACGATCAGGTGGAAGCGATGACGCTGGCCGACCGGATTGTGGTACTCAATCAGGGCCAGATAGAGCAGGTGGGCACGCCTCTGGAGCTGTACGACCGCCCGGCAAACATCTTTGTGGCGCAGTTTATCGGCTCACCAAAAATGAACCTTATCCCCGGTGTGCTAACCCTGGGTAACGCCCAGCGCACCGACGTGCTGCTGGAAAATCGCCAGCAAATCACGCTGCCGATAAACGGCGCTGGCGTGACGGAGGGGCAGGCAGTCAGGCTTGGGATTCGTCCGGAACATATCCAGCTAACGGAGCTGGCGCAGGCGGATATCGAAGGGGAAATTCTGTTCGTCGAGCAGATGGGCAACGAAACGTTGCTCTACGTTAACAGCGGTTACGGTGACGAACCTCTGGTGATGCGCCAGACCACCAGGCTTGCCGTCCAGCCCGACCGGCGTATCGGCCTGCGGCTGCCCCCGGAGAGCTGCTATCTTTTTAACAGCGACGGGCGCGCGTTTGTGAGGATCTGACTGGCGGATGACACTTCGCTGAATGCAGGTCGGATAAGCGAAGCGTCATCCGACAAAAAAGGAGATCGCAGTGGAAAAAAAATGGTGGCACAGCGCGGTGGTGTACCAGATCTATCCGCGCAGCTTTATGGACAGCAACGGAGACGGCATAGGGGATCTGGCCGGCATTATCAGCAAGCTCGACTACCTGCAGCAGCTTGGCATCAACCTGATCTGGCTTTCGCCGGTCTACCGCTCGCCGATGGACGACAACGGCTACGACATCTCTGACTATGAAGATATTGCCGCAGAATTCGGCACCATGGTGGAGATGGAAAGCCTGATCCGGGAGGCGAAACGGCGCGATATTCATCTCCTGATGGATCTTGTCGTCAACCACACTTCTGATGAACACCCCTGGTTCCTCGAGGCGCTTAAATCCCCGGATAATCCTTATCGAGACTTTTACATCTGGCGCAAACCGGCGGCGGACGGCGGGCCACCAAACGATTTCCACTCTTACTTTGGTGGCAGCGGCTGGACGCTGGACGAAGCCAGCGGCGAATATTACCTGCACCAGTTTTCTAAGCGGCAGCCGGATCTTAACTGGGACAACCCGCGCGTGCAGGAAGAGGTTCACGCGATGATGAACCGCTGGCTGGCTAAGGGCATCGGCGGGTTCCGCATGGACGTTATCGATCTCATCGGCAAAGAGGTCGACAGGCAGATCATGGCGAACGGCAAAAACCTGCACGCGCTGATCCGCCAGATGAACCGTGCCACCTTCGGGAAAGGCGATTACGTCACGGTTGGTGAAGCGTGGAGCGCCTCGCCGCAGGACGCCCTGCTGTACAGCGCTGAAGACCGTGAAGAACTGTCGATGGTTTTCCAGTTCGACCACATCAAATCCTTCTGGGACGACGAGGCCGGAAAGTGGCGCAGCAGGCCGTTTGAGCTGGGCCGTTTCAAAGCCGTTATCGATAAGTGGCAAACGGCCCTTGCTGATAAAGGCTGGAACTCGCTGTTCTGGAGCAATCACGATCTCCCCCGGGCGGTGTCGAAATTTGGCGACGAAGGAGAATACCGTGAAGCTTCCGCCAAAATGCTCGGCACCGCGCTGCACTGCCTGAAGGGCACGCCCTATATCTACCAGGGCGAAGAGATCGGCATGACCAACGTGCGCTTCGCCACCATCGAAGAATATCGCGACATAGAAAGCCTGAATCTTTACCAGGAGCGGCTTGCGGGGGGAATGAGCCATGAGGAAATGATGCTCGGCATTCACGCTAACGGGCGCGACAATGCGCGCACTCCGATGCAGTGGGACAGCGGCCCGAACGCGGGGTTTAGTACCGGTACACCGTGGATTGTCGTCAACCCTAACTACCGTGAGATTAACGTAGCCGCAGCGCTTAGCGAGCCGGACTCCATTCTCTGGCATTACCAGAAGCTGGTGGCGCTGAGGAAACAGTATCCGGTGCTGGTCTACGGCGATTTCCAGCAGCTGCTGTCAGAGCATCCTCAGGTGTTTGCGTGGCTGCGAATGCTGGGCGACGAACGCCTGCTGGTCATCAAT encodes the following:
- a CDS encoding carbohydrate ABC transporter permease; the protein is MKISRRQRRFGHKLVIFLGATFAVLFCVFPFYYAILTSLRTGQELFLPSYLPSGYHWRNYVVALADNGIARSLLNSVLVATITVGICLLVSVTASFALARVRFRGRKFLLFTILCVSMFPQVAVLSGMFELVRFLGLYDSLGALILSYTTFSLPFTVWVLTTFMKSIPVELEEAAIVDGANTWTIIRRVFAPILAPALVTTGLLAFIGAWNEFMFALTFIISGDKRTVPVAISMFSGASTFELPWGSIMAASVVVTLPIIVLVLIFQKRIVSGLTSGAIKG
- a CDS encoding ABC transporter ATP-binding protein, yielding MAQLVLDKIQKRYGSAAEVIKPLDLEINSGEFVVVVGPSGCGKSTLLRMVAGFEEISGGEMRIDGVCVNDDSPSERGIGMVFQSYALYPHMTVYQNMAFALEMAKVPVKEIDEKVRESARILQLEKLLDRRPKDLSGGQRQRVAIGRAIVREPSLFLFDEPLSNLDASLRVQMRMEIAALHKRINATILYVTHDQVEAMTLADRIVVLNQGQIEQVGTPLELYDRPANIFVAQFIGSPKMNLIPGVLTLGNAQRTDVLLENRQQITLPINGAGVTEGQAVRLGIRPEHIQLTELAQADIEGEILFVEQMGNETLLYVNSGYGDEPLVMRQTTRLAVQPDRRIGLRLPPESCYLFNSDGRAFVRI
- a CDS encoding alpha-glucosidase translates to MDSNGDGIGDLAGIISKLDYLQQLGINLIWLSPVYRSPMDDNGYDISDYEDIAAEFGTMVEMESLIREAKRRDIHLLMDLVVNHTSDEHPWFLEALKSPDNPYRDFYIWRKPAADGGPPNDFHSYFGGSGWTLDEASGEYYLHQFSKRQPDLNWDNPRVQEEVHAMMNRWLAKGIGGFRMDVIDLIGKEVDRQIMANGKNLHALIRQMNRATFGKGDYVTVGEAWSASPQDALLYSAEDREELSMVFQFDHIKSFWDDEAGKWRSRPFELGRFKAVIDKWQTALADKGWNSLFWSNHDLPRAVSKFGDEGEYREASAKMLGTALHCLKGTPYIYQGEEIGMTNVRFATIEEYRDIESLNLYQERLAGGMSHEEMMLGIHANGRDNARTPMQWDSGPNAGFSTGTPWIVVNPNYREINVAAALSEPDSILWHYQKLVALRKQYPVLVYGDFQQLLSEHPQVFAWLRMLGDERLLVINNFSADRLTLEIPEAMQAWHGECLISNYAPRDQLAVSIELQPYESFALLLGR